Genomic DNA from Mus musculus strain C57BL/6J chromosome 11, GRCm38.p6 C57BL/6J:
atgtcctcttctgctgtgtctgaagacagctacagtgtactcatatacaataaataaatctttaataaaaaaaataaaaaagggaccAGAAGGATGGTTCAGAAGTTCAGAGTGACGATtgatcttgcagaagacctgagtttggttcccaccacccatgccaggcagctcacaaccatctgtgatttCAGCTTCAAGGGATAgatcaccctcttctggcttctgtgggcacatgCCTTCCCCTACATGTAATccccacacacatatttacaaaatttagaaaaaaaacttattttatgcgttttgatgttttgcctgtatgtgtgcctgcctgagcatcacatgtgtgtctggagtccatggagaccagagagaGCATCAGGTTCACTGAAACGAATTACAAACAGCTGTGAGCTGATACTCGAACCCATGTTCTCCTCAACGGCAGCTTTGAAGCACCCAGTTATCTCTCTAGcctataaaaatacaaattttaaaaattagtaaaataagtgccaggcggtggtggtgcacgcctttaatcccagcacttgggaggcagaggcaggcggatctctgtgagtttgaggttaagctattctacagagcaagtttcatgacaaccagagctacacaaagaaaccctgtctctaaaaaacaaaacacaaaaacagtaataaaataaacaataccgtaatttatgaaattcaagtCAGGAAGCAGGTAGTGAAAGTTTTCCCTTAATCTCTAGAACTCCCAGCAGTGTTGGCTACTTTATGCATTCTTTCTTTTCACTAGggcttcttttctccttcagctccacctcctgtTAATGACTCTTATCTGATAAGGCTGTAGAGAAAGCCCGGGACTCTTAAGCAGGATTTGAAAGGTCTCTCAGCTCTAAGAAGTGGTGCTAGCTAGCGCGCACCCTCGTGGAAGACGGTGACATTGCAGGTGTCCTGTGCCGGTGCCGGCCCCGCCCCCGGGGACAAAGGCCTTCCAGGTCACCTACCAGAGAACCTGGGTCCAGGGGAACAGATCTGACCTGAAGAGGAGGAAGTGGCGCCCGGAACCGAGCCTGGGGGTCTTGGATGCAGAGAGGGTGAGAGACCGAGGCACTGAGGACTTGGAAAGGGGTGGACGGAAGAGGCGCGTGAATGTGGGCATGCGCAGGAGCGTGGGATTCTTGGAGCCAGCTTTAGTGCCTAGAAACTACCCTGTAAGTCAGCCTGGAAGGGCTAGGACTCCAAAACAGACGCTCTTAACTTGCAGAGTTTGCTCTGTCGCCTGACTCCAAGCCAAGTGCATTGTTAGTGCACACCACGCTTTGACAACAGTGCTGTTGTCCCAGAGCGTCAGGCTTCTCAGAGTGCACACGTGGGGAGGAGAGTGCCCTGCACCCCACCGGTGGCCAAGACTGTGGAGAGGTTTGAGGGACATGAACATCTCCACTTCTTCGCAGATGGCGTCGTCGAGCCCCGATGCCCCTTGTTCCTGCGActgttttgtctctgtgcccccGGCCTCAGCCATCCCAGCTGTAATCTTTGCAAAGAACTCAGACCGGCCCCGAGATGAGGTGCAGGAGGTGGTGTTTATACCAGCAGGCACTCACGTCCCTGGGAGCCGGCTTCAGGTGGGTTAGGACTTAGAAGGAGCTGGAAGGTTGAGACGTTATTCCCAGACCTTCGTTTTCTTGCTCCTGGGACGGGAGCAGATGGAGTGGAACGAGTACGGAGTTCCAGTCCaccaacctggacccttgagtgGAGTTAGCTTCTGCTAACTCGGTTTACTTATGTGTGACCTGAGAATAAGACCTTTCTCAGGGCCATTTAAAGTGGCTGACAAAGGGTCCGGGCAGTGTAAgttctgggtctttttttttttttcactgaattcttcctctctcttctttaccTCCAGTGTACCTATATCGAGGTGGAACAGGTGGGGAAGACACACGCTGTGATTCTGAGCCGCCCCTCTTGGCTGTGGGGAGCTGAGATGGGGGCCAACGAGCTTGGTGTCTGCATTGGAAACGAAGCAGTGTGGACCAAAGAGCCTGTGGGGCAGGGGGAAGCCCTGCTGGGTATGGACCTGCTCAGGTAGAGAGCTGCTCTTCAGTGCCCCACTTCCTCCCACCTAGCCTGAGTCTATTGGGCTTGTCTCTGTTGGCCTTGCCCTTGAGGCCTTTCTAAGGCGGCTGCAGTCTTATATCTTCCTAGTCTGATAAAGGACCTCCCTTGGCCTAgagtgctttaatttttttttcagtactttttgttttgagacagggtttctctgtgtagccttggctgtccaggaatttgctctgtagaccaggatggccttgaattcacagagatcctcctgcctgtgtgccaccacacatagTTCAGtacaacttttgtttgtttgttttttggtttttcaagacagggtttctctgtgtagccctggctgtcctggaactcactctgtagaccaggctggcctcgaactcagaaatccacctgcctctgtctcccaggtgctaggattaaaggcatgcaccaccactgcccagtactACTTTTGTTAATTGAAATATTACATAGTTGCGGTTTATAAAAACTGGTAAATGTGAGGCAGCCCCGCCTGAGGAGAGGTTCAGGCGGTTTTTCCTTGGAGAGAGTGTTCCAGACCTTTCCATGGAATTCACAGTCCTTAGCTTGGCAACTATAtggtttattattgttttttcatgtttgtttgtttttgttttattttatgttttgagacagggtctcactgcataACCCTGACTGgcttagaattcactatgtagaccaggctagcctcaaactcacagagatctgcccgcctcccaagtgctggggttgaaaGTGTGTACCACTACTCCAGCTGATTTTTCACTTTgctttggtatttttgtttgtttgttttaagagatCATGTAGTATGTAGCTGAGTCCAGAGATGAACTTctgatctccctgcctccactCCGGAGGAATCACAGGCCTGGCCTGCATGATTGTTTAATACCATCATGGCTGCTGGGTTTGCTGTGCTACGTGGGCTTTTCATCAAACCCGTGTGGACCGCTTCTGTACTCTGATTTTCTATCAGGCTGGCTTTGGAACGGAGCAGCACTGCCCAGGAGGCTGTTCACGTGATTGCAGGCTTGCTGGACCGCTATGGGCAGGGAGGCAGCTGCCGGGAGGATCCAGAGCCGTTCTGCTATCACAACACCTTTTTACTGGCTGATCGGACAGAGGCGTGGGTGCTGGAGACAGCTGGGAGCCTGTGGGCTGCTCAGCGGATCCAGGGTAGGAGTCTAGCGTAGAGCCTGCCTCCAAGAGGGAACCTAGACCTCCCCAGGTACTGCCCTCCACTTCTGGAGGCTACCATTTTTGTTCTTCCTGACAGCCTTGGGCAGTGGGAAAGCTGATGGGTCATAAAGGGACAGGGAGGGACACCCTGGGAGACTAGAAATGAACACACTTAGTAACTCTCTCCTTCACCTGACCAAATGTCCTCATGCTTCAGCCTGCCCCTTCCTCTGGGAAGCCTTCTGGATCTCCCTGTGTGGTTAGGAGGTCTTATACAAGCAGCTACCACTTTGCTGTCAAGTCTGTCCCCTATGATTTAGTTCTGATTGCTTTGTCTCCTCATTACCACAGGCCCCTCAAGGGCAGGTTGTACTTGTTTAAACTGTCATCTAAGTATGTCACCCAGGGtctagcacatagtaggtgcccCATAACAGATAAACAAGTTCCTCTTCTTATACAGGAGGTGCCCGGAATATTTCCAACCAGCTGAGCATTGGTACAGACATCTCAGCTGAACACCCGGAGCTCCGCAGCCATGCCAAGGCTCAGGGTTGGTGGACTGGGCAGGGCCTCTTTGACTTTGCGGAGGTCTTCTCCCTGACCCAGCAGCCTGTGCGCATGGAGGCTGCCAAGGCCCGCTTCCGGGCAGGGTGTGAGATGCTGCAGCGGCATCAAGGTCTGTGAGTGGTGGGCAGGAGGGCCACAGCACCCCAGCTGGAGTCCCTGTCACACTCACGTTTGCTGAGTCCCTCCACTCCGTCCTGGGCAGGGAACATCACAGCAGAGGTGATGATGGGCATCCTCAGGGACAAGGAGAGCGGCATCTGCATGGACTCCGGAGGCTTCCGCACCACAGCCAGTATGGTATCGGTCCTGCCCCAGGATCCCACAAAGCCCTGTGTCCACTTCCTCACTGCCACCCCAGACCCATCCAGGTGAGGGGTGAAGGGGACACACTGCAGTGTCAGGGACATGGCAGCACCTGTTCCTGGTTACTTCAGTCCTTCAACCTGTGTCTTATTAGGTCGGTATTCAAGCCTTTCATCTTTGAAGTGGGGGTGTCCCAGTCCCCCCAGGTGTTGTCCCCCACTTTTGGAGCCCAGGA
This window encodes:
- the Scrn2 gene encoding secernin-2 isoform X1, whose translation is MRRSVGFLEPALVPRNYPMASSSPDAPCSCDCFVSVPPASAIPAVIFAKNSDRPRDEVQEVVFIPAGTHVPGSRLQCTYIEVEQVGKTHAVILSRPSWLWGAEMGANELGVCIGNEAVWTKEPVGQGEALLGMDLLRLALERSSTAQEAVHVIAGLLDRYGQGGSCREDPEPFCYHNTFLLADRTEAWVLETAGSLWAAQRIQGGARNISNQLSIGTDISAEHPELRSHAKAQGWWTGQGLFDFAEVFSLTQQPVRMEAAKARFRAGCEMLQRHQGNITAEVMMGILRDKESGICMDSGGFRTTASMVSVLPQDPTKPCVHFLTATPDPSRSVFKPFIFEVGVSQSPQVLSPTFGAQDPVRILPRFQTRVDRRHSLYRGHQAALGLMEDEQEQAQQLRKKQQRLEQEGLEALRGLLTGEQTPPAQGLGSLFQAFVEREEQAYA
- the Scrn2 gene encoding secernin-2 isoform X2 — encoded protein: MGANELGVCIGNEAVWTKEPVGQGEALLGMDLLRLALERSSTAQEAVHVIAGLLDRYGQGGSCREDPEPFCYHNTFLLADRTEAWVLETAGSLWAAQRIQGGARNISNQLSIGTDISAEHPELRSHAKAQGWWTGQGLFDFAEVFSLTQQPVRMEAAKARFRAGCEMLQRHQGNITAEVMMGILRDKESGICMDSGGFRTTASMVSVLPQDPTKPCVHFLTATPDPSRSVFKPFIFEVGVSQSPQVLSPTFGAQDPVRILPRFQTRVDRRHSLYRGHQAALGLMEDEQEQAQQLRKKQQRLEQEGLEALRGLLTGEQTPPAQGLGSLFQAFVEREEQAYA
- the Scrn2 gene encoding secernin-2; the protein is MASSSPDAPCSCDCFVSVPPASAIPAVIFAKNSDRPRDEVQEVVFIPAGTHVPGSRLQCTYIEVEQVGKTHAVILSRPSWLWGAEMGANELGVCIGNEAVWTKEPVGQGEALLGMDLLRLALERSSTAQEAVHVIAGLLDRYGQGGSCREDPEPFCYHNTFLLADRTEAWVLETAGSLWAAQRIQGGARNISNQLSIGTDISAEHPELRSHAKAQGWWTGQGLFDFAEVFSLTQQPVRMEAAKARFRAGCEMLQRHQGNITAEVMMGILRDKESGICMDSGGFRTTASMVSVLPQDPTKPCVHFLTATPDPSRSVFKPFIFEVGVSQSPQVLSPTFGAQDPVRILPRFQTRVDRRHSLYRGHQAALGLMEDEQEQAQQLRKKQQRLEQEGLEALRGLLTGEQTPPAQGLGSLFQAFVEREEQAYA